One stretch of Gemmatimonadota bacterium DNA includes these proteins:
- a CDS encoding helix-turn-helix transcriptional regulator, whose translation MYGYELAEALGARSDGVLAMGQSTLYPLLHNLEAKELVESRWLEHKSDASVATIA comes from the coding sequence ATGTATGGTTACGAACTCGCCGAAGCGCTCGGCGCACGTTCCGACGGCGTCCTGGCCATGGGGCAGTCCACGCTCTATCCCCTGCTCCACAATCTCGAAGCCAAGGAACTCGTCGAGAGTCGCTGGCTCGAGCACAAGTCCGACGCAAGCGTCGCTACTATCGCCTGA